In Xiphophorus maculatus strain JP 163 A chromosome 18, X_maculatus-5.0-male, whole genome shotgun sequence, a single genomic region encodes these proteins:
- the kcne4 gene encoding potassium voltage-gated channel subfamily E member 4 encodes MTLKGLCINNFMWVRVLSKPQRGQQSLTSDTDPQLGFHRELLKEMDRLENSTAASERLFSYAESAVESQAAREGDGNAYLYILIVMSFYGVFLCGIMLGYFRSKRKEKRRINIFTRLVHEEEQREWGALPKKPSVPFPATVSGLRAMQVSLPFCGNHGNHSGDLRHEGFLPSPLACALCAEQSSVSSLCSSADTRLTIEEEEADSGAAEEPEANLKAAQAEHSGDDSG; translated from the exons ATGACGCTAAAAGGACTTTGCATAAATAACTTCATGTGGGTCAGGGTTCTGTCCAAACCTCAGCGGGGACAGCAGAGTCTCACATCAGATACGGATCCGCAGCTCG GCTTTCACCGCGAACTACTCAAAGAAATGGATCGCCTGGAAAACTCTACAGCAGCGTCAGAGCGCCTCTTCTCGTACGCCGAGAGTGCGGTGGAGTCCCAGGCCGCCAGAGAAGGCGACGGGAACGCATACCTCTACATACTGATAGTCATGTCTTTCTATGGAGTGTTCCTCTGCGGTATCATGCTGGGCTACTTTCGCTCcaagaggaaggagaagaggaggatCAACATCTTCACGCGCCTGGTGCAcgaggaggagcagagggagTGGGGGGCTCTGCCCAAGAAGCCTAGCGTCCCCTTCCCGGCCACCGTCTCGGGGCTGCGGGCCATGCAGGTTTCCCTGCCGTTCTGCGGTAACCACGGCAACCACTCCGGAGACCTCCGCCACGAGGGCTTTCTGCCGTCTCCGCTGGCTTGCGCGCTATGCGCGGAGCAGAGCAGCGTCAGCTCCCTGTGCTCCTCCGCAGATACGCGCCTGACcatagaggaggaggaggccgACAGCGGCGCGGCGGAGGAACCGGAGGCGAACCTGAAGGCAGCACAAGCGGAGCACAGCGGAGACGATTCAGGCTGA